Within the Salmo salar chromosome ssa12, Ssal_v3.1, whole genome shotgun sequence genome, the region TAAGTAGTGAGATTGTTGTTAGTATGAACGAATGAATGAATAAGGTATCATGTTTGTAAAGGTCTTGTTTTACTCAAGTCCTCTCAATGTCTATGATTCAGATCAAGTCACTCCCTGCCAGATAGTGTTGAACaacattgtcatgacgttggcctctttgagtacagggaggacagttgaccccctccccccctttgcaccatcccccaacctaccttcccccacccagtccctgtgtgaaggagtggtaaaattccaggagagtctctggccacatggcccatagagagacacaggaaattcttccaactcacagaattggggagccaagcaacatttgtgttctggagaaggtatggaagactggtgaagaatccagctacgaactggtccgcttggtacaattttgtgatactcagaagagacaatatagccatattaccataaaacggtttatataatagtctcagcgatgagacttgcaccacatggttgtatagaatgtattaataaggataaagctatttgtaatacattgagatgctatgtactgatgttaatgtgatagaattgtatttttgtaccaagcttaactcagtcatcggcacgcccccagggacacagacaggaccaggcgtcatgtgacaagctgttctatgtcactataaaactataccctgatttacatttctccagaccaggcctccactccattgcgagaagttggccaataggtttgaccatccaatccatctactgaaagtaaaccataccatgtggttaacttttagactatcgataccgacagaataagaacaagtctttgatattaattattagtctgcagctaagtaaattatatcattgaacgcgaagaccaacgaaacatccattctatgacgacattaatgaatgtcgctttgaaagatccattctaaccggagagagagagagagagagagagagagagaaaactctccatcagaacgacgttccaacaaggatcccgacgacacactgagcgtaaatatatattgattgtaattgttctcaaatgagtgagtgttcatgtgcaaaggattagcatgtcaatggttaatattaatgaactctgtgtaccttctcagctgccctttatgacccattgttcaacaagacaccagccatgcctgttttagcccactagggcacattactctaccaattctttgtgatgataattactgtttgtatactttctgtgaattaattagtttagtaaataaatgattttaagacaattgatgtatggatgactcttaataaagactgggttcgtgcagatacaacaatttacgacgtttggaatgagactggacgcgtggtaaaatacaccatttaaaccagaagataatcggcctatactataatagaatataatatataatgttataatataggaaagttatattaggaaaattatagctttgtaatctgaatattttccttggtgccccgatctcctagttaattacaattaaacaattaatcagtttaatcgcgtgataataattacaggaagttaattgataaacatgtcttcagtttaatggtaccccaaagacacgacaacatgCAGAGGCTGGAAAACATACCATGTAGTTCTACCTAGTGGCCAAAAAGGTTTATGTCTTTCAAAAAAAAGTGTGGATTTTACTCTGAAGCTGGGTAGTGTTCTTTAGGGCACGCAacgcaaaatgttttgcaatgaaaaactaaaatgagtgtttcttattggacaagtccaggtagtcacTCCCTGTTTCAATCCTTTTCCCCCATttgatgcctaatgaacatgaccctggggTCGGTTATAACCTTTACTCTATGTTTACAAGTCCATGTTTGGAGTGTACCATGGAGTGATGACACTTTCTCTCCACTTGGTCATTTTGTAAATATTGTATATATTAGATTTTCTGTTTTACTACATGTGCCCATCTCATTCATATAAAATGATTAGAGGTACACAAGTTGTTTTTGAAATAGGTCACTGTAATTATATCTACTGTCACCACTTGTCATGCGCATATTGATCATATGGGCGGGTATTCCAACAGTTTCCAAAGTAATCTCATTTTTTTACTGTTGCGTAGGTTTTAACTTGGACAGAGTTGTATGTATATAACCCGTTATGACCATATGTACCTCTGTGATTATGCGCAAATGTGAATTGAATTGTTTCCACACCCACCATGCGCCATGTGCGTAATGGTCATGTGAGGTGAAATGTTTATATTTTAGGATGTGAGCACTCAGTCTGTTAAACGTTGTCAATAAAGCGGTGAATTGGGAGCATAAACAGCCTtcctgttttttaattttttttaatctttAACTTAAATTGGATTTTATGGTGTATCTTTGGATCAGATAACAGAATATTCCTCATCCTTTGTTGATGGTTACCTGGGTTGAATAAGACCAAACGTGGCGTCTTTATACATTTCATCTCTGGGTCATAAGATTATTTTCTGTTATGGCTAAACATGCTGTCAATTCCTATAGATTGCATTTCCATATCATTCAACAAATAGATAAATTAGATATAATGTTCCCCATTGGTACTAAGACATGCTTGTGTAGATCCATCTGGCCTCACCCTTGCCTGAACATACTGGGAATTCTTTCACTAAATATTTTCTATATCAATTATGTACTGTAGGCAAGTCACAACTAGCACTAAAGACTGACATAACAGCTAACTgtaacaataaacaattaattTATTGTAGAATCAATGTGTGAAAAATGACTAAAAAGAAAACACAATAAatctattttttttaataaagttTGTAAAATAGAGTATGGAATACcattaaatcaatcaatcatgGATGAGTGTTTTTTGTAGTGTACTATGTTGTATAGACCATAATTGACCCCCCATCTACATGTACAAATGTAAAGTAGGACCTTATTTTAAGCCAGTTtgccacagcaggaaaataatcctgcaacaacaggaacTTGAAACATTTTTAGTTAAGGAAAGTCAATTCTGACATTTTAATGTGGAAATTAAAAACTTTAGAAGgcattttaaaccttgaatacactaaaaGTTtgcaattctcagcaacaaaagagagaTCAAATTAAGAGCACTATTCTTTTTGTCTTCTGATTGAACACACTAATCTCTATCAATCACAAGCTCTTTTTGGAAAATGAGTCAGACTCAGACCCAGCATCAGCAACCAGACATGTGGCCAGGGAAGTAGCCTACTTTAGGGTGGCGAGTAGACCGGGAAGTACCATCACTATCCTATCCAATTATTAATCTGACTCATGCTTCTGAACCTTACACATCCTTCTGTAGCACCACCTGAACACTTGAGAATATCTTTCCCAGGGCTTGAAATAGCGGGTCGCAGAAGATGTGTATGGCCAGGGAGTAGATACGGCTGAAACACTGGGACTCTATCATGCAGCTCTTAATGCAAGGCACCACAGCCCAGATGTGGCAGAAGGAGAGGCAGGCAAATAGGAAGCCCCACAGTAGAGCCATGGGGATCCCCAAAATGGCAGACAGGATACGGTAGCACCAGTATTTGGACACAGTGAAGGTGGTGTAACTGGCTTTCCACACCCCGTCCAGACTGTGAGTCCCGTCAGGCTCAGCGATCACGTCCTCAAAGTCCACCtgcaggtggagacagagaggccaTTGTAATTGATATCAGGATTCCACTTCTGACACAAATGCCAATTAGACAAGACACCATTATTCTAGCTTATGCTAGCTTCAGGTACATCTATACTAAAATAAAACCTAATCTCTTACTCAAAGCATTATGGGTATTGTAGTACATCATGCTACAGCCATCCACAGCTAGATCTTCTTTTAGATAAATCATTTTTGCTCAAAACTGTTGCTTAACCATCATTATATTGTGTGAAACCTCTAACTGTCCAATGCAAATACTTATATCATGAGCAAATatcttaaagtaactgtccagtgaaaatctcaaaCAGAAATAATTTTTACTCATTCTATACGCATATTTGTGGCCAAAGTATACATTTTAGGGGGGGGAAAAAACACTTTAAAAGCCCAACCTCAAACTTGTATTTCAAACAGACCGTTTCAAAATGCCTGCTATTTCCTCAGAGGATGATGTCATCCTtgtgaggaggatgagctggccaatcagtggtctaCTCATATTAATATTTTAATGACaagtatacgcccacaccattctgttgttgaagTACGCCCAGACCAATCCAACACAGAAGAAGCTTTTTAACATACTTATTTTCAattttttggaaggaaaactagTTCACTCAAATTGTAATTCATTCTAGGTTATATATCATAGAAATCTGGAGACACTGAACAGTTTCTTTAAGAAATCACTTGACAGGCCAATTTGATACATTCtcacaacattctcacatagatgttctcTTTCTAACAACCTGCCTGTTTTAAAGTCACAGATCAAATTAATGGAACAGTATTTGTAAGCTGCATTCTATCTGATATCACTACCGGTACTTATGAATACACTTACTGTATATCTATACAGAGGCCCATGTGTGCTATAAAAGCCACAAAAGCTGAATGCTTAATGAGCAAATCAAAGAATACCACAGAAAACCATCAAAGACATTATGTTAAAATAACAAGATTAGAACAAATTCAATGATGGTAGTATTGGCAGATAAACATGTTTAACTGCATCTCACGCCCTTACATTGGCCTTCCCAGAAATAGAGCTACTATCTGTAGCTGGGCTGGTAAAGCGCTACAGGAATACAGGCTATTTCAGGGAACATTTTGATGGGGAACAATCGTAACCCAAAGGATACACTGCCAGCTCAAGATATCCACCAGGCTACTCCATAACACGAGCAATAAATaataattgattaaataattaacataGACACATGTGCGCATATAACAGAGTGATTCCCGTCCTTCTCCTCCCAATCTGACTCGGAACCCTCTGTTCAATGCGACAACAAATTGCAAAACCAGAAGCTCTGTCACTGACACAAAAAAGCCAAGGCATTTCCAAGTCCAGTCCGGGGCGACAATACTTCAATAGGCCCATACTTAGCTAtctggtgcacacacacacacttgtaatgTAGCCTACCTTCACTACATCCTCGTTGACTTGCTTGGGGTCTCTGTTGATCAGGTCAATCTCTttatgatgtctgtctgtctggaacttCTGTTCATAACCGTTGTTGATGTCAGCCATGGTCACGGTCATATGATAGTCAGCGGAGGGGGGCAGAGAGGTACGAGGCAGGGCCCAGGTCCTGGAAGAGTACAGGGGTCCGAGAAGAGTGGTCTGAGCAGGGCTGTTACCTATCCTGGAGCTGGgcagtagtagatgtagtagtcaAAGGGGCAGAGTGGGGAGTGGGACAGGGAGTGGCTGTGCCCAGGCTTCTGGATCACCAATCACTGTGATGTCACTCCTGGAATTCCAGCAGCACCCAGCAGGCAGCTGCAACTACTGACAGCCCCTAGTTGTCCTATCAGACTGTAGCCACTGTAGCCATGGAAtagcataaacacacaaacacacatagactACAGGAgcagcaggtagcttagtggttaagagtgttgggccagtaactgaaaggttgctggttcgaatccctgaaatctgccgttctgcccttgagcaaggcagttaatacCCAACTGCTGCTCCATGAATGTTGACTAAATTGGCCCcacttctctgattcagaggggttgggttaaatgtggaagacacattttggttgaatgcattcccTTTCCCCTTTCCTACATATGCTGTGTTGACAATAtattgtaaacacacacacacacaccggtgtgGCTCATTCTCCATCCACACTCGTGCCATACCTCACACTGGGACCCTAAATATTTCTTTAAGAAAAGAGCAGACCTAATGTATGTTGCATTTCACACTTCCCTCATGGTTCACCACAGTTATTATTGTAGCCTACTACAGTGTGGAGACATTTGAATCCTCCCACCTGTACACTAACAGTAAGTTTGCTATGTCATATAGCAATGCTCAGATATAGACAAGTGGTGTCCCTACAGAGAAGTAGATGACATTCAATGTATGATActaatgctaaaatgtttattcaattctactgtgccatttactttatgttcatattcttgTCTTTTcgtatttcttattgttgttgcgttGATGCGAAAGAACCTGCAAGTAATCATTTcattggacggtgtataccatgtgtatgccatacaactaataaaacttgaaacttgacacTTTCTATGAGGCATCTATTTATAGTGCCTTGTGATACACTACCAAGATATGTTCTGGTTATTCCCTCTATGGAGAGACTTGTAGTATATGTTTGAGCGGGTGGATCTGCTGCTGGGACAGAGAACTGTGCAAAGATCTGAGACTGACATGTAGGCCTATGCAGTATGACACATTTACTCCTACACCTTAAGTTGGGAGCAGACTGTGGTGATAaacaacataacaattatttcccTTCTAACATTAACTCCGTAAATCTAAAATACAACTTGGCAGGAGATGTAGCATGCTAATGATGATGGAATGTACCATGAATATCTGCCTGTTTTTTCTTGTCACTCAAACCTGTGTTTCCACAGCAACCATGTCATTAATTAAGTGACACTCTTTTCATCGCCATTGCAGGATACAGTTATAAAATGGTAGGATgactttacaacaacaaaaaatatatctGCTTTATTTCAATCACAGTTTCCCTTTGCTTGATTATAATATCCATGGGGTTGGGTAACAGGATATTTTGCTTTGTTTTTTAAAAGTGGTACCGTATAAACCAAATGTTTGATTTATTCCTTCACACCCATGCTTATCTGATTATGTAAAATCAAGCTTTTTTATGCTAACATCAGTACAGGACAACctcctctcctcatagaggaggtcTGGAGTATTGCAGctaatttttaaaatattttttatttaacctttatttaactaggcaagtcagttaagaacaaattcttattttacaatgacagcctacgagGAACAGTACTGTCAAGCAAATCACATTCAGACCAGTCAACTTGTTTTTGCATGGATTTCGGCGACGTAATCtcaatttccatctacggactgaacatactctcctgctacttgcctcacccaatgtggtacggatctgctattttttatactttagaaccggaacccccatcagaagctagccagctaactagctactagctagtagtcagttaaccactgctagtggtcatcaccgttaactcggacatcagccagcctcagcccagTCAATTTCTGCTAGTCTGCACAgggcgatatcaacccagagcatatcggactgctttttctctaccacatctccggattcctaccgcaagctctgaacctttacaccggatcatcgcagcttgctagctgctatccgagtggctactcctggctaatgtctctgtcccgaagcaagcaccagttagcctggagatagcctcgagctaggcccatctcccagctagccgaagaggtccatcagccaattcttgtgctacaatacctcttttgccaattggcctggaccattTACTGccaacacggagccccgccgatccatcacgactgggcTGCCGACGTAACTgtccgaggtggtttcaacaggctttttCGTTGCGATGTCCCATCTGctatccccggcccgctagctggcTGAATCGCcttgtctccagctcgcctagtaTATTAGCGATTACTGAATTGGCTCCATGACTCATCTGttgctactcattggaccctatgatctacacatgcctctccctaatgtccctAATGTCAAtgtccctaatgtcaatatgcctctccctaatgtccctAATGTCAAtgtccctaatgtcaatatgccttgtctattgctgttttggtgaGTGATTATTTCACtttagagcctccagccctgctcacaccccacacatgcggtgacctcacctggcttaaatgtTGCCtttagagacaaaacctctctcatcatcactcagtgTCTAGGTTTACCTCTACTGTACTCATATCCTACcacacccttgtctgtacattatgccttgaatctattcttccgcgcccagaaatctggtgatgtagaggttaacccaggccctgcagaccccagcaccactcccattccccaggcgctctcatttgttgacttctgtaaccataaaagccttggtttcatgcatgttaactttAGAAGCCtcttccctaagtttgttttattcactgctttagcacactctgccaacccggatgtcctagccgtgtctgaagcctggcttaggaaggccaccaaaaatcctgaaatttccatccctaactaaaaCATTTTCACACAAGATACAACTGCCAAAGGggacggagttgcaatctactgcagagatagcctgcagacttctgtcatactatccaggtctgtgcccaaacaattcgagcttctacttttaaaaatccacctttccagaaacaagactctcactgttgccgcttgttatagacccccttcagcccccagctgtgccctgtacacaatatgtgaattgattgcccgcCATCTATCTTCAGCGTTTGCACtgataggtgacctaaactgggacatgcttaacaccacgGCCGTCctgcaatctaagctagatgccctcaatctcacacaaatgatcaaggaacctaccaggtacaaccctaaatgcgtaaccatgggcaccctcttaaccctgcctcattgcctgcttcGTAATGGGTCCACGTTCAAaggaccacccctcatcactgtcaaaagctCCCTAAatcacttcagcaagcaggcctttctaatcgacctggcccgggtctcCTGGAAGGATGTTGACATCATCCCGTCAgtggaggatgcctggttgctctttaaaagtgctttcctcaccatcttaaataagcatgtcccattcaaaaaatgggacaccaccgataaatctatgataatcgaTCTTTTCCATAAGTATTttcctacggctggccatgctttccacctggctacctttaccccggccaacatctcagcgccccctgcagcaacttgcccaatccaccccccacccccccccccccgcttctccttcacccaaatccagacagctgacgttttgaaagagctgcaaaatctggatccctacaaatcagctgggctagacaatctggaccctctctttctaaaattatccgccgaaattgttgcaacccctattactagcctgttcaaccttcgtatcgtctgagatgcccaaagattggaaagctgccgcggtcgtccccctcttcaaagggggagacactctagacccaaactgttatagaacaatatccatcctgccctgccattctaaaatcttcaaaagccaagttaacaaacagatcacagacaatttcgaatcccaccgtacattctccactatgcaatctggtttccgtgctggtcatgggtgcgcctcagccacgttcaaggtcctaaatgatatcataaatgccatcgataaaagacagtactgtgcagccatcttcatcgacctggccaaggctttcgactctgtcaatcaccgcattcttatcggcagactcaatagccttggcttctcaaatgactgcctcgccttgttctctaactacttctcagatagagttcagtgtgtcaaatcggagggcctgttgtccggacctctggcagtctctatgggggtgacacagggttcaattctcgggctgactcttttctctgtatatatcaatgatgtcgctcttgctgcgggtgattctctgatccatgtctacgcagatgacaccattctgtatatatctggcccttctttggacactgtgttaacaaacctccaaacgagcttcaatgccatacaacactccttccgtggcctccaactgcttttaaatgctagtaaaactaagtgcatgctcttcaaccgattgctgcccacaccctcccacctgactagcatcactactctggactgtcttacttagaatatgttgacaactacaaatacctagttgtctggttagactgtagactctccttccagactcacattaagcatctccaatcaaaaatgaaatctagaatcagcttcctattttgcaacaaagtctccttcactcatgctgccaaacagaccctcgtaaaactgactatcctaccgatccttgacttcggccatgttgtttacaaaatagcctccaacactctactcagcaaactggatgtagtctaacacagtgccatccgttttgtcaccaaagccccatatactacccaccgctgtgacctgtatgctcttgttggctggccctcactacatattcatcgccaaacccactggcctcaggtcatctataagtctttgctaggtaaagccccaccttatctcagctcactggtcaccatagcagcacccacccgtagcatgcgctccagcaggtatttttcactggtcatccccaaagccaacactttctttggccgcctttccttccagttctctgctgccaatgaccggaacgaattgcaaaaatcactgaagctggagtcttatattcccctctctaactttaagcatcagctgtcagagcagcttaccgatcactgtacctgtacacagccaatctgtaaatagcacacccgactacctcatcaccatattgttacttaccctcttgctcttttgcaccccagtatctctacttgcacatcatcatttgcacatctatcactccagtgttaatgctaaattgtaattatttttcctccatggcctatttattgccttacctccccactcttctacatttgcacacactgtacattggtttttctattgtgttattgactgtacgtttgtttatgtgtaactttgtgttgttgtttttgttgcactgctttgctttatcttggccatgtcgcagttgtaaatgagaacttgttctcaactggcctacctggttaaataaaggtgaaataaaaataatacaaataaaaaggaCTGCTATTACTTGTCCGGGAATCCCACTTAATTGTTAGGTTAAAGTCTGCTTGAAAGAGCCGTTAACCTAGGTAAGCTGCTATCGTTAGCCATCATGCTCACGAAGTTAGTCCCAGATGAGTTTTCCCATGGAGAAGTAAATGAACGGTTCCAgcgctgtaggagctgtatctactaTGCTTTGTTTCGGGAACAAACTGGATCACTCAGAGTTCCAATGCGGCAACTGATTGCTTGCCGAGGATTATAGGCTTGAGGTGGCTTCCTTGATCACACAGGTAGACATGTAAAAAATTGGTGAAAAC harbors:
- the LOC106565342 gene encoding caveolin-3, giving the protein MTVTMADINNGYEQKFQTDRHHKEIDLINRDPKQVNEDVVKVDFEDVIAEPDGTHSLDGVWKASYTTFTVSKYWCYRILSAILGIPMALLWGFLFACLSFCHIWAVVPCIKSCMIESQCFSRIYSLAIHIFCDPLFQALGKIFSSVQVVLQKDV